The Xanthomonas sp. CFBP 8443 genome has a window encoding:
- a CDS encoding crotonase/enoyl-CoA hydratase family protein — MSMIDTLPRTRSYSTIRVDSDGADDSHWLYMHAGQQPGTRPCFQSQMLDDVLAALSALTTQQHHQRKSALKHLVIASDANVFNLGGDLALFSDLIRRQDRNQLLSYAHRCVSGVHQLHRGLAGDVRTIALLQGDALGGGLEIALACHTIVAEEGVMMGLPEAIFDLFPGMGAYSFLCKRMPAHLAEKIILEGNLYSSEQMHAMGVVDVLVPKNQGKEAVRNLIRTQRRSQHSYLAMNTARNLVQPVTLQELKAVTEVWVDSALALDEKSLRTMDRLVRAQTRRLQDVAA; from the coding sequence ATGAGCATGATCGACACGCTGCCCCGTACCCGCTCCTACTCCACCATCCGCGTCGATTCGGACGGCGCCGACGACAGCCATTGGCTGTACATGCATGCAGGCCAGCAGCCCGGCACCCGCCCTTGCTTCCAAAGCCAGATGCTTGACGACGTACTGGCTGCACTCAGTGCGCTCACGACCCAACAACATCATCAGCGCAAGAGCGCGCTAAAGCATCTGGTGATCGCGTCCGACGCCAATGTCTTCAACCTAGGCGGCGATCTTGCGCTTTTTTCCGACCTGATCCGTAGACAAGACCGCAATCAATTGCTCAGCTACGCACATCGTTGCGTAAGTGGCGTCCATCAACTGCATCGGGGACTGGCTGGAGACGTGCGAACGATTGCACTTCTGCAAGGCGATGCATTGGGCGGCGGCCTGGAGATCGCGCTAGCGTGCCATACCATCGTCGCCGAAGAAGGCGTCATGATGGGCCTACCAGAAGCGATTTTTGACCTGTTCCCTGGCATGGGCGCCTATTCGTTCCTATGCAAGCGGATGCCTGCGCACCTGGCCGAGAAAATCATCTTGGAGGGAAATCTCTACAGCAGCGAGCAGATGCATGCGATGGGGGTCGTCGACGTACTGGTTCCCAAGAATCAAGGTAAGGAGGCGGTAAGAAACCTTATCCGCACGCAACGACGAAGCCAGCACTCGTATCTGGCAATGAACACCGCACGCAATCTGGTGCAGCCTGTGACCCTCCAGGAGTTGAAGGCCGTTACCGAGGTATGGGTGGACTCTGCCCTGGCGCTGGACGAAAAATCGCTCCGCACCATGGATCGGCTAGTGCGCGCACAAACGCGGCGTTTACAGGACGTGGCGGCCTGA
- a CDS encoding ATP-binding protein: protein MTSAIAWFRHRLSNRTDSEHAQALVRIVLISIILSYVLLPGPRATLPLRQYLEVVGVVSSGLVLSLAVVMWLLWRPERSDLRRIIGMIADYGLIACAMVGMGEPLAWMYVVVMWVTVGNGLRYGNSYLYLAVAMGVLSFGTTVWVTPYWRENVGLGIGLVIGLLAVPLYLSGLLRQLTSATKEAQRANEAKSRFLANMSHEFRTPLNGLSGMTELLSTTKLDAEQRECVGTIQASARSLLSLVEEVLDISAIEAGKVRIDKSEFSLREAIDQIGLILQPQARAKTIGYHVDVAPDVPDSLSGDVGHLRQVLLNLAGNAIKFTELGRIDVRVRMLKTENEQIWLSFDIIDTGIGVPSAMRSRLFDAFEQADVGLARRYEGTGLGTTIAKGLVESMGGSIGYQENPPRGSRFWFDLPFDAGASLSATVQVSEVSEASEQAGNVIAFSDPFLRHRARVRGMRILVADDHAANRMVLQRMLQKAGHRAICVDGAEAVLDALAESEFDAVIVDLHMPGMSGLDMLKQLRVMQAGGPRTPVVVLSADVTPESIRRCEQAGAHTFLAKPVVANRLLDTLTDIATDGRLRGTGEPSARPAASSFDGVLDPSVLDELAGLGMGDGFEREFISQCLNDAEGCLGGMQVAGQAEHWERLREHAHAIKGVASNLGLVKLASLGGELMQMAEWQMRSEWRQRLMALNAGLTEGREALDLRARRSAASDEGKSR, encoded by the coding sequence GTGACGTCAGCGATCGCCTGGTTCCGACATCGACTTTCGAACCGTACCGACAGCGAGCACGCACAGGCACTGGTGCGTATCGTGTTGATCTCGATCATTCTCAGCTATGTTCTGTTGCCGGGCCCGCGCGCTACGCTGCCGCTGCGGCAATATCTGGAAGTGGTCGGCGTCGTTTCGTCCGGGTTGGTGCTTTCGCTGGCGGTGGTGATGTGGCTGCTATGGCGGCCGGAACGGTCCGATTTGCGACGCATCATCGGCATGATCGCCGACTATGGGCTGATCGCCTGCGCAATGGTCGGCATGGGCGAACCGCTGGCCTGGATGTACGTGGTGGTGATGTGGGTGACGGTGGGTAACGGATTGCGCTATGGCAACAGTTACTTGTACCTGGCGGTCGCCATGGGGGTGCTCAGCTTCGGCACCACGGTGTGGGTAACGCCGTATTGGCGAGAAAATGTCGGCCTGGGCATTGGCTTGGTGATCGGCCTGCTGGCGGTACCGTTGTACCTTTCCGGCCTGCTTCGGCAATTGACCAGCGCCACCAAGGAGGCGCAGCGCGCCAACGAGGCGAAGAGTCGGTTTCTGGCCAACATGAGCCATGAGTTCCGGACCCCGCTCAATGGCCTGTCGGGCATGACCGAACTGTTGTCGACGACCAAGCTCGATGCCGAGCAGCGCGAGTGCGTGGGGACCATCCAGGCGTCCGCTCGCAGCCTGCTCTCGTTGGTCGAGGAAGTGCTGGACATTTCCGCGATCGAAGCTGGAAAGGTCCGGATCGACAAGAGCGAGTTTTCGTTGCGTGAAGCGATCGACCAGATCGGGTTGATCCTGCAGCCGCAAGCGCGCGCCAAAACGATCGGATACCACGTCGATGTTGCGCCTGACGTGCCGGACAGTCTGTCCGGCGATGTGGGGCACTTGCGGCAGGTTTTGTTGAATCTGGCCGGTAACGCGATCAAGTTCACCGAGTTGGGCCGCATCGACGTTCGTGTGCGCATGCTGAAGACCGAAAATGAGCAGATTTGGCTCAGTTTCGACATTATCGACACCGGAATCGGCGTGCCCTCGGCGATGCGCTCGCGACTGTTCGATGCGTTCGAGCAAGCTGATGTGGGATTGGCCCGGCGCTACGAAGGTACGGGGTTGGGGACCACGATCGCCAAAGGCCTGGTCGAGTCGATGGGAGGAAGTATCGGCTATCAGGAAAACCCGCCGCGCGGCAGCCGTTTCTGGTTCGACCTGCCATTCGACGCGGGTGCATCGCTCTCGGCGACCGTACAGGTCTCTGAGGTATCCGAGGCATCTGAACAGGCCGGCAACGTCATCGCGTTTTCGGACCCGTTCCTGCGCCATCGCGCGCGAGTCCGCGGCATGCGCATTCTGGTCGCCGACGACCACGCCGCCAATCGCATGGTGCTGCAGCGCATGTTGCAGAAGGCGGGCCACCGGGCGATCTGCGTCGATGGCGCCGAGGCGGTGCTCGATGCGCTGGCCGAAAGCGAATTCGACGCGGTGATCGTCGATCTACATATGCCGGGCATGAGCGGGCTGGACATGCTCAAGCAGCTGCGGGTGATGCAGGCCGGCGGGCCGCGCACGCCGGTGGTGGTGCTCAGCGCCGATGTCACGCCCGAATCGATCCGGCGCTGCGAGCAGGCCGGCGCGCATACCTTCCTGGCCAAGCCGGTGGTGGCGAACCGGTTGCTGGATACGCTGACCGACATCGCCACCGATGGCAGGCTGCGCGGCACCGGCGAACCGTCGGCGCGACCGGCCGCGTCATCGTTCGACGGGGTGCTGGATCCGTCTGTGCTCGATGAACTCGCCGGTCTCGGCATGGGCGACGGCTTCGAACGCGAGTTCATCTCGCAATGCCTCAACGACGCAGAAGGTTGCCTTGGCGGAATGCAGGTTGCTGGCCAGGCCGAACACTGGGAGCGTCTGCGCGAGCACGCGCATGCGATCAAGGGTGTGGCGAGCAACCTGGGCCTGGTGAAGCTGGCCAGCCTTGGGGGCGAACTGATGCAAATGGCGGAATGGCAGATGCGCAGCGAGTGGCGGCAACGGCTGATGGCGCTCAATGCCGGGCTGACCGAGGGTCGCGAAGCGCTGGACTTGCGCGCTCGCCGAAGCGCCGCGTCCGACGAAGGGAAAAGTCGCTAG
- the lysS gene encoding lysine--tRNA ligase, producing the protein MTEQTPAPSLPADENGLIAERRAKLGALRAQGVAYPNDFRRHDFAGDLQAEFADAERWSAEALEAEGRSLRLAGRLLAKRVMGKASFVQLQDESGRIQLFLQANALGAAYDAFKGWDIGDIIGVEGGLTRTKTGELSVKATALRLLTKALRPLPDKWHGLSDVEQRYRQRYVDLIVSPEAREVFVKRSKIIRAMRAWLDARRFLEVETPMMHYIPGGATAKPFTTHHNALDLDLYLRVAPELYLKRLVVGGLERVYEINRNFRNEGVSTRHNPEFTMMELYEAYATYHEVMDLTENVIRDVAQEVLGTTQVHWDGADIDLAPAFRRWRMDEAVRHHNPQISAADCTDRDALLRHCERLKIRTKPSYGWGKLLLEIFEATVEHTLIQPTFITDHPVEVSPLARSSDTEPGYTDRFELFINGKEIANGFSELNDPEDQAARFQAQVAAKEGGDDEAMHFDADYIRALEVGLPPTGGLGIGIDRLVMLLTGSNSIRDVLLFPYMRPEA; encoded by the coding sequence ATGACCGAGCAGACCCCCGCGCCGTCCCTTCCCGCCGACGAGAACGGCCTCATCGCCGAACGCCGCGCCAAGCTGGGAGCGTTGCGCGCGCAGGGTGTGGCCTATCCGAACGATTTCCGCCGCCACGACTTCGCCGGCGACCTGCAGGCCGAGTTCGCCGACGCCGAGCGCTGGAGCGCCGAGGCGCTGGAGGCCGAAGGCCGCAGCCTGCGCCTGGCCGGGCGCCTGCTGGCCAAGCGGGTGATGGGCAAGGCCAGCTTCGTGCAGCTGCAGGACGAATCCGGACGCATCCAGCTGTTCCTGCAGGCCAACGCGCTGGGCGCGGCCTACGACGCGTTCAAGGGCTGGGACATCGGCGACATCATTGGCGTGGAGGGCGGGCTGACCCGCACCAAGACCGGCGAGCTGTCGGTCAAGGCGACCGCGCTGCGGCTGCTGACCAAGGCGCTGCGCCCGCTGCCGGACAAATGGCACGGCCTGTCCGACGTGGAGCAGCGCTATCGCCAGCGCTACGTCGACCTGATCGTGTCGCCGGAGGCGCGCGAAGTGTTCGTCAAGCGCTCCAAGATCATCCGCGCGATGCGCGCCTGGCTGGACGCGCGCCGCTTCCTGGAAGTGGAGACGCCGATGATGCATTACATTCCCGGCGGCGCCACCGCCAAGCCGTTCACCACCCACCACAATGCGCTGGACCTGGACCTGTACCTGCGCGTGGCGCCGGAGCTGTACCTGAAGCGGCTGGTGGTCGGCGGCCTGGAACGCGTCTACGAGATCAACCGCAACTTCCGCAACGAAGGCGTCAGTACCCGGCACAATCCAGAATTCACCATGATGGAGCTGTACGAGGCCTACGCCACGTACCACGAGGTGATGGACCTGACCGAGAACGTGATCCGCGACGTGGCCCAGGAGGTGCTCGGCACCACCCAGGTGCACTGGGACGGCGCCGACATCGATCTGGCGCCAGCATTCCGCCGCTGGCGCATGGACGAGGCGGTGCGCCACCACAATCCGCAGATCAGCGCCGCCGACTGCACCGACCGCGACGCCCTGCTGCGCCACTGCGAGCGGCTGAAAATCCGCACCAAGCCGTCCTACGGCTGGGGCAAGCTGCTGCTGGAGATCTTCGAGGCCACCGTCGAGCACACCCTGATCCAGCCGACCTTCATCACCGACCACCCGGTCGAGGTGTCGCCGCTGGCCCGTTCCAGCGACACTGAGCCGGGCTACACCGACCGCTTCGAGCTGTTCATCAACGGCAAGGAGATCGCCAACGGCTTCTCCGAGCTCAACGATCCGGAAGACCAGGCGGCCCGGTTCCAGGCCCAGGTGGCGGCGAAGGAGGGTGGCGACGACGAGGCCATGCACTTCGACGCCGACTACATCCGCGCCCTGGAAGTCGGTCTGCCGCCGACCGGCGGCCTGGGCATCGGCATCGACCGGCTGGTAATGTTGCTGACTGGCAGCAACTCGATCCGTGACGTGCTGCTGTTTCCGTACATGCGTCCGGAGGCTTAA
- a CDS encoding two-component system response regulator: MQGASMSLSGVSSSGDRPDWAEGTDNRLNIVIVDDQTSARTMLRHVIEDVAPELTVRDFGDSQAALAWCEAGKVDLLLLDYRMPGMDGLEFARRLRRQPKHRDIPIILITVVGDEPIRQAALEAGVIDFLVKPIRPRELRARCHNLLQLRLQSENIKQRAMSLEQRLLASMREVEERERETLSRLARAIEYRDAGTSAYLERMAHVAGLIAEQLGLSEDEVRVIEMAASLHDMGKIAIPDAVLLKPGKLNEEEMAVMRMHPRIGYELLSGSQNRFIQVGALIALRHHERYDGSGYPDGLVGEAIPLEARIVAVADVFDALISPRPYKEAWTMDATLAYLYAQRGRLFDPRCVDALFRGREQLHMICEKFSTASVRPGV; encoded by the coding sequence ATGCAAGGTGCCAGCATGAGCCTGTCCGGAGTATCCTCCAGCGGGGACCGCCCGGACTGGGCGGAGGGGACGGACAATCGCTTGAACATCGTCATCGTCGACGATCAGACGTCCGCGCGCACGATGCTGCGCCACGTGATCGAGGACGTCGCCCCGGAACTGACCGTGCGCGACTTCGGCGACTCGCAGGCTGCACTGGCCTGGTGCGAGGCCGGCAAGGTCGACCTGTTGCTGCTCGACTACCGCATGCCCGGCATGGACGGGCTGGAATTCGCGCGCCGGTTGCGGCGCCAGCCCAAGCATCGCGACATCCCGATCATCCTGATCACCGTGGTCGGCGACGAGCCGATCCGCCAGGCCGCGCTGGAAGCCGGTGTCATCGACTTCCTGGTCAAGCCGATCCGCCCGCGCGAACTGCGCGCGCGCTGCCACAACCTGCTGCAGCTGCGGCTGCAGAGCGAGAACATCAAGCAGCGCGCGATGTCGCTGGAGCAGCGCCTGCTGGCCAGCATGCGCGAAGTCGAGGAGCGCGAGCGCGAAACCCTGTCGCGGCTGGCGCGGGCGATCGAGTACCGCGATGCCGGGACCAGCGCCTACCTGGAGCGGATGGCGCACGTGGCCGGCCTGATCGCCGAGCAGCTCGGCCTGTCCGAAGACGAGGTGCGGGTCATCGAAATGGCGGCGAGCCTGCACGACATGGGCAAGATCGCCATTCCCGATGCGGTGCTGCTCAAGCCCGGCAAGCTCAACGAGGAGGAGATGGCGGTGATGCGCATGCACCCGCGCATCGGCTACGAACTGCTCAGCGGCAGCCAGAACCGCTTCATCCAGGTCGGCGCGCTGATCGCGCTGCGCCACCATGAGCGGTACGATGGCAGCGGTTACCCCGACGGGCTGGTCGGCGAAGCGATCCCGCTGGAAGCGCGGATCGTCGCGGTCGCCGACGTCTTCGACGCGCTGATCTCGCCGCGTCCCTACAAGGAAGCATGGACCATGGACGCGACCCTCGCCTACCTCTACGCGCAACGCGGCCGCCTGTTCGACCCGCGCTGCGTCGACGCGCTGTTCCGCGGGCGCGAGCAGCTGCACATGATCTGCGAGAAATTCTCGACGGCGTCGGTCCGGCCGGGGGTGTGA